TGCCGGAGCGTTCGATATTGCGCTTCCTTGGCAGGTGCATGCACCAGTGGATGTACTCATAAGCGCCGTAATAGCTGGCGCAAGCCAGGGCCGCGCCGCAGGCAATGGCCCAATGTCCAAGCAGCCATGAAGCCAGCACGAAAGGAAGCATTCCAACTGCAATCAACACCGGGCCGTTCCACCATGCCATGGGGATCGTGTGCTTGTCCTTTTCATCAATCAAATGATAAGTATGGTCGGCCTTGAAAATTTGGTGGTGAACCACGGCATGAGCTTGGAAGGCATAATCAAATTTGCCCACCGGCCGATGCATGATATACTTGTGAAGCACCCACTCAAAGAGGGATGCGAAAAAGATGCCGATTACAAAACTTGCGGACATCCAAAAGAAAAATATAGACATAATTCTGCTAATCAAAAGAAGCCGCAAAGAACCGACAGATTTCCACCCGGAAGCCTAACACCAATTCATACCCGGCTTTCGTGCCACTTTCCGCGCTTTTGCTCACTTAGTCAAATCACAATTCGTCAATTTTAATTAAAAATAATTGAACGTATATCGATTAAATCGATGAAATGTTTCTTTCTCAGCCTTCCGCTTGCCCTCTTTGCCACACCTTGGCAGACTATGCTTGCATGCGTGAATCTATCCGTGCGTGGACGGAATCCATTGAAACGTTCCTTTTAGACGTGATTTTTGAGCAACGCCGCGGTTACGTGGCGGGGCTCGTCCGCGCCATTTTGTACTCGCTTTCCAAAATTTTCCAAGTCGCTGTTAAAACCCGGCGTTTCCTCTATAACGTTCGCATTATGCGCGATTCCACCCTCGGGGTACAAGTAATCGCGATCGGTAACCTTACGGTGGGTGGTACCGGCAAAACACCCGTGGTGGAGAAATTTGCCCGGGAACTCAAAGATCAAGGTCGAACGGTTGCCATCTTATCACGAGGCTATCGCTCCAAACCTCCTCCGTTTCGTAAACGTCTTGTAAACAAGCTTCTCTTTCAGGAAGATAGTACTCCTCCTCGAGTTGTTTCTGATGGTAAATCCCTGCTCCTGGATTCTGAAGCTGCCGGCGATGAACCTTACATGCTGGCCTCGAATCTCAAGGATGTCGTTGTGCTGGTTGACAAGGACCGCGTGAAAAGCGGTCGCTATGCGATTGAGAAGTTCGGCTGCGACACACTTCTCCTCGACGATGGATTTCAATATTGGAAGCTTCGTGGCCGCCGACAGGACATCGTTTTAATTGATCGCCAGCAGCCTTTTGGCAATGAACGCCTGCTCCCGCGCGGCACCTTGCGTGAACCCCCTTCGCATCTTGCCCGCGCCACCACCATTTTCATTACTAAAAGCGACGGCAAAACGGAGGAACTCAGAAAACGCATCGCTGAGTTAAACCCGACCGCGGGAATTATCGAATGCATTCATCATCCGCTCTATTTTGAGGACGTATTTACCGGCCAACGTTGCGGCCTGGAATTAATCAAGGATCGTAAAGTCGCCTCCTTTAGTGGTATTGCTCAACCAGAGAGTTTCGAGCACAGTCTCACCGCCTTGGGCGGAAACCTGGTGTATTCCAAGCGTTTTGCGGATCACCACCGTTTTTCGCAACAGGAAGTGCTTAATGCGATTAATCGGAGCAAGAAGCGTCAGGCGGAATTGATTATCACGACTCAGAAGGATGCCGTGCGATTTCCCAAGATTGATCGGCGCGACCTGCCCATTTATTTTGTGCGGGTGGAAATCAAAATATTGAGCGGGGCGAAAGATTTTCAGGACTGCGTCCGCAAGATCTGCTTCCGCTAGGCGACCATGAACTTTTTGCTTTATTACATTGCCCGCGGGTTGATCGGCTTTCTCCAGGCACTCCCCATCACCTGGGTGGCCCACACCGGGCGTGCTGGAGGAGGCTTGTTTTATTACCTCGATGCCCGGCATCGCCGCGTCGCTATCAAAAACATTTCCCTCTCCTTTCCAGAAAAGCCGGCCACTGAAGTCAAGGCCATCGCGAAGGAGAATTTCCGTCGCATTGGCGAAAACTGGTCTTGCGCCATCAAAACAGCGGCCATGACGTTCGACCAACTGAAGGAACATATGCAGGTCGTGGGCGTCAAAAAACTTCTACCCAAAACCGAAACGGAAACGCCCACCAGCCGGGTTTTTGCCATCGGGCATTTTGGGAACTTCGAGTTATTTGCCCACGCAGTGCACATCCTGCCCTGGTATCAGGGTGCAACCACTTATCGCGCCATCCGTAATCCTGCCATCAACAAACTGGTGCTCTCACTGCGCGAACAGACTGGTTGCTTGTTTTTTGAGCGCCGCATGGATGGTGCAGCCTTGCGCGAGGCAACTCGTAAAAAGCATCTTTTGTTAGGCTTGCTCTCCGATCAGCACGCGGGTAACAGTGGCATGCGGCTCCCGTTCCTGGGACGGGATTGCTCCACGACCAAGGCCCCGGCTGTCTTCGCCATGCGCTACAACATGCCTTTGCATGTCTCCATCTGTTTCCGGACGCGCCCCGGATATTGGCGCATCGAAGTGAGCGATGAAATTCCCACTCGCGAGTTTGGGGAATCCCGCACTGTCGAAGCCATTATGCGTGACGTCAACTCCGCTCTGGAAGAGGCCGTTCGTCGTGATCCAGCCAATTGGTTTTGGGTTCATAATCGGTGGAAGCCAGCTCCTCAGAAGCCGGCCCAATCCAAACCGGAACCGGAGCCGGAGATGGAAGGTGAAGACGCTGCTTAAATTCCGGGACCATTAAATGCCCTCCGCGCATACTGAACGCATCCTGGTTAGAGGCGTCAACTGGCTTGGTGATGCTGTCATGACCACTCCTGCCCTGCAGCGCCTCCGTGAATCCCGGCCACACGCACATATCACGCTGCTCACTCATGCCAAACTGAAAGATCTCTATCAAAATCATCCCTCAATTAACGAAATTCGCACGTTTGGTTCGAAGGCCGGTCCGCTGAAGATTGGCTGGCGTTTGCGAAGGCAAAATTATGATCTCGGGCTCATTTTCCCAAATTCACCGCGTTCAGCCTTGGAACTGTGGTTTGGAGGCGTCAAAAAAAGGGTCGGTTACGCCCGCCCTTGGCGTGACTGGCTTCTCACTCAACCAGTGCAATCGCGCCCGGATGAACTGGCCATGCATAAACGCTCGGAAATTGAGGTGCAAGAGTTGATCAGGACGAATAATTCCAGCCCCACAAGCTACCCTCGGACAGCACACCATATTTATCAATATCTTCACCTCACAACCGCCATCGGTGCCCAACCAGAGCCTGTAGCTCCAAAGATTGTCGTTCCCACTGAGAATGTCGCAAAACTGACCGCCAAATTTAACCTTTCTTCCAAACCAGGGGAACCGGCGCTTTGGTTCGGGTTGAATGCCGGCGCGGAATATGGACCAGCCAAACGCTGGCCGGAAGAGCGATTCACCGAAGCCGCAATTGAAATCCAACGTCGCACCAGATGTCGGTGGCTGATCTTCGGTGTGCACGCAGACCTTGAACTCTCCCTTCGCATCACCACCAATATTTATCGCGCAAATGAGAAGCTGTTTGGAGTTGAGGAAACCGGGAAATTTCCCCATGTCTTTAACCTGGCTGGAAAGACCTCACTGGGAGAACTGTGCGCCGCCCTGAAACTTTGCCGTGTCCTGCTCACCAACGATTCCGGCCCCATGCATGTAGCGGCGGCACTTGGCACCCGCGTCATAGTTCCTTTTGGCAGCACTTCGCCGGAACTCACCGGCCCTGGACTTCCTGGCGATTTCTCACACCAAATCCTTCGGGTTCAAGCCCCCTGCTCCCCCTGTTTCCTGCGCCAATGCCCCATCGACTTTCGTTGCATGACTTCGATCCCGGTTGCGAGCACGGTCGAAGCTGTTTTACGTGCTGCCCGTTAGCTTGCCTTTCTTCGCTGGCTGCTGAATACTCCCTCTGTGCAAATCACGGTTACACAATTAACCGATCAATTGGTCGCTTCCTATGCCCGGCATGGTGGCATCAATCATCTGGATGGCAAGAACCTGCCATCCAAGCGGGCCGTTTGCTCCATTACTGTCGATCTGCTGCGCCTTTTGTTCCCGGGTTTTTTCGATGAAAAGCCGATCCATTCCTCCGAAATCAAGGTGGAGACCGCCCTGCTGATGGATACTGTTTTGGAACATTTGGAGGATGAGATTTATAAAAGCCTCGAATATCGCCCGCCTGAAAACCTGCACAAGAAGGACTTGCGGCCTACCGCGCATGCGTTGACCATGGAGTTTTTAGGCAAACTTCCGCACATACGCGAGTTGTTGCAAACCGATACCGAAGCCGCCTACAACGGCGACCCCGCTGCTCTTAGCCGGGAAGAAATCATTGTCGCCTACCCTTTTGTCGAAAGCATCGCCGTCCAACGATTGGCACATGAGCTCTACAAAAAGGATGTCGCTCTGATTCCTCGCATCATGACGGAGTGGGCACACGGGCGCACCGGAATCGACTTGCACCCCGGAGCCAAAATCGGCTCACACTTCTTTGTCGACCACGGAACTGGTGCGGTCGTCGGCGAAACTGCTGAAATTGGTGATCACGTAAAAATGTATCAAGGTGTTGGCCTGGTTGCGCGTTCCCTTGCTGGTGGTCAGCAATTACACGGACTGAAACGCCATCCCACCATCGAAGACCGCGTCACCATTTATGCCAATGCCACCATTGTCGGCGGCGAAACGGTAATCGGCGCCGGCAGCACCATCGGCGCCAACGTTTTCCTCATGCAGAGCGTTTCTCCCAACTCACTCGTGCTCCAGGAAGAGGTCAACGTGAAAGTGATAAAAAAAGCCGATCGTGAAAAGAAAACGATCGATTTTCAGATTTAATCCAAAAATCGATCGTTTGTTAGCAATCGGACGCTTTTAAAACCTGGTCAGCCTTTCCAATTCCTTCACGCGCGCTTCAATCGCAGGCCGTGTAATTTTCGTGGTAAAGTTCAGCCCGAATCCTTCGCAACAGAACGAAGCCACCACACTGCCGTAAATCATTGCCCTGCGAATATTGTTATCAACCGAACCTTTCGCCGTGGAAAGATAGCCCATCATCCCGCCCACGAACGAATCACCAGCGCCTGTTGGGTCCACGACGCGATGCAGCGGATAAGCCGGTGACACAAACAAGCCGGCTTTCGTTGAAAGGATCGCCCCATGCTCGCCTTTCTTGATGATCACATATTTCGGCCCCAGTTTGTGTATCTTCTTCAACGCCGCCATAATGTTATCTTCCTGCGTAAGTTGGCGCGCTTCACTGTCATTCAGCACAAACCCATCCACCCGCTTCAGCAGTTTCAACAAGTCTGGCAATGCAATGTTCAGCCACAAATCCATCGTATCAGCCACCACGAACTTGGGCTTCTTCATCTGCGTCAAAACATGGTGTTGCAACGAAGGCGCGATATTTGCCAGCAGGACAAAGTCTGATTTTTGATACGCGACCGGCAACCTCGGGTTGAACGTCTCGAACACACCCAGTTCAGTCTCGAGCGTGCGACGATTGTTCATGTTCACTTCGTACTCGCCCGACCAATGGAAAGTCTTTCCGGGAAGAATCTGCAACCCTTCCAGGTGGATCTTATGCTTCTTGTAAAGCTGGATATACTTCTTCGGAAAATCTTCTCCCACAACCCCTACGAGCTTCGTGGGCGCAAAAAAACTCGCCGCCACCGCCGCATGACTCGCCGAGCCACCCAACAGCCGCGGATTTTCCGCCTTCGGAGTCTTGATGGAATCCAGGGCCGTCGAACCAACAATCAGAACGCTCATAGAAATTTTAAATTGGGCAATATTAGATTCTTAATTAAGCCTTAAGGCTACGGAATTATGTAACTCCTGACAAGTTCCCGTTCTCTCATCTTTTATACCGAATGCCGAAAGAAATTTCTGAATGGCAGGAGAGATTTTGGTTTGAAGCAAGGCCGACAACGCCGCCTCAAATCAAAAGAACCCTGTTCCCAATGACTAATGAATTTTCCTCGTCCTTCAGGTCCATGACTTTTCAATCTCCACTTTCATCAAGCTTATTGCCTGCTTTCATTCCGGTTCTTTCTCCCATTTCGGAAATTAATTTTGGCATTCGGTATATTATCATCAAACGCTTATCATACGTTGAAATCTTTACTTGAGCTAAGCCTTATTTCCAGCAAACTTGCTTTGATCCCGCACTCCCAACCAAAACCTTTATGAGAAAATTAACAGCTCTTTTTCTTTTACTCACTTGCCTCAGCCTTCACGCTGAGGAAGAAATCATCCGCCTCTACAAAGGACCCGCTCCCGGCTCCGAAGAATGGAAACACACCGAACAGGTAAGCCTGACCAACCTCTGGCAAGCCCGCGTCGTTTTCAACGTGGTCAATCCCACTCTCACCGTCTTCCGCCCCGACTCCGGCACGACCAATGGCACCGGCATCGTGATCTGCCCCGGCGGCGGATTCTTCGGACTGGGGATTGACAGTGAAGGTTTCGATGTCGCTCGCTGGTTGACCAAAAAAGGTTTCACCTGTTTTGTTCTAAAATATCGCCTCGTCCATTGCAAAACTGATGACCCCACCCGCGAAATGCTCAGCCAGGGCAATCTCGATACCGTCGTCGCCCCCACCGTCAAGCTCGCGCTGGAAGACGGAAAAACCGCCATCGGCTACCTCCGCACGCATGCCAAAGATTACGGCCTCAAACCTGACCACATCGGCATCATCGGTTTCTCCGCTGGCGGCACCGTGGCCACCTCCGTCGCCTATAACTACACCGCCGAAACTCGCCCCAATTTCGTCGCCCCCATCTACCCCGCCTACAGCTGGGCCATCAAGGATCACGGCGTGCCCGCCGACGCTCCCCCCATGTTCATCCTGGGTGCCACCGACGACCCCTTCAACCTCGCCCCGCAAAGCGTCACCCTTTACCAGGACTGGACCTCCGCAAAAAAATCCGCCGAACTCCACCTCTACTCCATGGGCGGCCACGGTTTCGGCATGAGAAAACAAAACCTCCCCTCCGACGAATGGATCCGCCTTTTTGCCGACTGGCTCAAAATCCAGGACGGCAAATAGCTCGTCAGCCAAAACACTCGCCAGCCCCAATAGAAAGGGCTGAACGCCCGACCTAAACCAGCCCCGGGCAAACGCGCAAAGCGCGTGCCGCCCTGGGTATCTGCCCTAACACACCCACACTTTGCCGAAGGCGCGAGCCCAAGCGAGCATCACACGCGTGCAATTTTGTTCGTGGAGGATTGCATCCGGTGTAATTCGGAAACAAGGGTTGAAGACAAAGTATTTACACAAACGCCTTCGCTCACTTAACTTCCGAGTATGACGAGGCAATTACGCATTCAATACCCGGGAGTTTTTAAGGCACCATGACGGTAATCACTGCAGGCGACAAGACCAGGTTCGCAATTGAGTCCGGAATATCAAAGGCATACGAGTCTTTAGGCTCTCGCGCATTAGGCTATTTTGTGATTTATATTCGTGAACACTGTTACGGTGTCTATGCCCCAGACGCCACGCTGCTGGCCTGCTCCTATGGCACAGTGAAGGAGCTAATCGCTCGGCGAGGTAAACACACTACCCCCTTCGCGACTGAACCTGATGCCGGCGCGATTGCCGATGCGTTTCGCGATTCCAGATATGCGCCCGACAAGATAGACGAACCGTTCTTTGGAATCTCAAATTTCAGCGACATCGTTTCCGATAGCAATATGCAATGGGCTCCAGACGGTGACGAAGCCTTCGATGACGGGAGTTATGTTCTGCAATTCGATGTGGGAGACCGCGTTCGTCTCATCGCCTTTAGGAGCATCGAAGAAGGGTATCACCACGACCCGCGCACGCTTGAAGACATCTGGCTTGGGGCCGACGAGTTTTATAGCATCCTTCAGCAATGGCTGGAGAACTTCACAAGCGCCTGGACTGCCGCACCAAAAATCCCTTAAGCTGATGATGGTGCAGAACGGGTTTGAGAGCGCCCTAAAAGCAGGAAATGGTGTCACGCGGTCGCCTACGTCGGCTTCCAGTTTTGTCCTCAGTCAGTTAAGTGCAACATCTCAAGCCGCAGACTCTCGAAGCAGGTTCTCAATTTTTGAGTCGAGATCCCGAGCGACAGCAAGTGCGTCCGCGTTTCCGTAGGGAGCCAGAAGACTGGCCATCCTGTCATACGTCAAATGCACGCCATCCGGCCGTTCATCCACAAGAATTGTTACCGGCGCGTAGGATCCGGCGTCGGGAACATGCTTCGCCATTTCTTTCATGATGAGCGGATTGCCGATCACAAGGCGCACGATTTTCGGTCTGTCGAGCCCGGTCTCCTTGCGCAAAATTGCCCCGAGATCGAATTCCGTAAATAGCATCAGCCCCGTCCTGCCCAAGCCGCGCTGAACCGCACTTTGCAATTCAGCGAACGTCCGTGCCGTCTTGGTCACGTTTGCGAACTCGACCATATCTGGATGCCCGACCGAAGCCTTGAGCGCTGCCACAACCGCCTCGAACGGCTTGGAAGATGTCACGCTGAACCGTTCAATCTCGACCTTTCTAATCGCCATAATTAATCCTTAACTCCACGGAAGCGGGAAAAACAATTGAGGCCGTGGCCTTCCACTATGAATGGCTTGCACTTATACCATGCCACAATCCACAAACAATTTTCTCACGAACTGATCGCCCAGTAAAGCGAAGCGTTCAACAAATAAAATCATCGTTCCCAATAATTGAGGTAAACTTCCGGTCAACAACAATAACGACCACCATTTTCACTATGGCGTTTGCACTCTGTAGAAGCGTGATGCAGCGGGAACAGGAATGGCGAATTTAAATGCTGTGCCTGTAAACACCGTGCTTAACGTCGCAGTACTATTTGTGGTGTATGGTCCACCAGGCTGGCTGGCTTGCAGGAGCTTAAAGCTGGAAGCAAAACCATTCTTCAAGAGGAAAGGCACCTGTAACTGACCGCCTGCTATAAACGGCATATCCAACTCGATCACCGTTATCGCGCTCCCTTTGCGAATGGACGAATTCTGCAGGTCAGCCACGAACAGATTGCCGGTCTTATCGATTGCGATCCCAAATGGACCATTGAACAGCGCCGCACTTCCGGCTCCATCCGCACTCCCGGTGCTGGCGTGGATTCCAGCAAGTGTGGTGACCATCCAGTTCGTGCCCAGCGGGGTAACTTTACGGATGGTATTATTGCCTTGATCTGTGACATAGAGCGTGTCGTTGGTATCGATGGCGATGCCTGTAGGATAAGCGAATCTTGCATCGCTGTTGGTGCCATCCATAAATCCATATGCCTGAGGAAAGGCAGCCACAGTGGAGGAAACATAATTCGTCCCGTTGGGCGTCAACTTGCGGACCATATTGTTACCCATATCCACCACGTAAACCACGCCGCCCTTGCCCACTGCGATTCCGGTCGGCTGGTTGAAAAGTATGTTCGTCCCCACGCCGTCGGCAAAATCGTAACTGTTCAACTTTCCCGCAATCGTGGTGGTAATCCAGTTCGTACCAACTGGCGCAATCTTACGAATGAGACAATTGTTGTTATCAGCCACAAAAAGATTTCCGGCGGCATCGACCGTAATGCCATCAACGATGA
Above is a genomic segment from Pedosphaera parvula Ellin514 containing:
- the lpxK gene encoding tetraacyldisaccharide 4'-kinase encodes the protein MRESIRAWTESIETFLLDVIFEQRRGYVAGLVRAILYSLSKIFQVAVKTRRFLYNVRIMRDSTLGVQVIAIGNLTVGGTGKTPVVEKFARELKDQGRTVAILSRGYRSKPPPFRKRLVNKLLFQEDSTPPRVVSDGKSLLLDSEAAGDEPYMLASNLKDVVVLVDKDRVKSGRYAIEKFGCDTLLLDDGFQYWKLRGRRQDIVLIDRQQPFGNERLLPRGTLREPPSHLARATTIFITKSDGKTEELRKRIAELNPTAGIIECIHHPLYFEDVFTGQRCGLELIKDRKVASFSGIAQPESFEHSLTALGGNLVYSKRFADHHRFSQQEVLNAINRSKKRQAELIITTQKDAVRFPKIDRRDLPIYFVRVEIKILSGAKDFQDCVRKICFR
- a CDS encoding lysophospholipid acyltransferase family protein → MNFLLYYIARGLIGFLQALPITWVAHTGRAGGGLFYYLDARHRRVAIKNISLSFPEKPATEVKAIAKENFRRIGENWSCAIKTAAMTFDQLKEHMQVVGVKKLLPKTETETPTSRVFAIGHFGNFELFAHAVHILPWYQGATTYRAIRNPAINKLVLSLREQTGCLFFERRMDGAALREATRKKHLLLGLLSDQHAGNSGMRLPFLGRDCSTTKAPAVFAMRYNMPLHVSICFRTRPGYWRIEVSDEIPTREFGESRTVEAIMRDVNSALEEAVRRDPANWFWVHNRWKPAPQKPAQSKPEPEPEMEGEDAA
- the waaF gene encoding lipopolysaccharide heptosyltransferase II, whose protein sequence is MPSAHTERILVRGVNWLGDAVMTTPALQRLRESRPHAHITLLTHAKLKDLYQNHPSINEIRTFGSKAGPLKIGWRLRRQNYDLGLIFPNSPRSALELWFGGVKKRVGYARPWRDWLLTQPVQSRPDELAMHKRSEIEVQELIRTNNSSPTSYPRTAHHIYQYLHLTTAIGAQPEPVAPKIVVPTENVAKLTAKFNLSSKPGEPALWFGLNAGAEYGPAKRWPEERFTEAAIEIQRRTRCRWLIFGVHADLELSLRITTNIYRANEKLFGVEETGKFPHVFNLAGKTSLGELCAALKLCRVLLTNDSGPMHVAAALGTRVIVPFGSTSPELTGPGLPGDFSHQILRVQAPCSPCFLRQCPIDFRCMTSIPVASTVEAVLRAAR
- a CDS encoding serine O-acetyltransferase, producing the protein MQITVTQLTDQLVASYARHGGINHLDGKNLPSKRAVCSITVDLLRLLFPGFFDEKPIHSSEIKVETALLMDTVLEHLEDEIYKSLEYRPPENLHKKDLRPTAHALTMEFLGKLPHIRELLQTDTEAAYNGDPAALSREEIIVAYPFVESIAVQRLAHELYKKDVALIPRIMTEWAHGRTGIDLHPGAKIGSHFFVDHGTGAVVGETAEIGDHVKMYQGVGLVARSLAGGQQLHGLKRHPTIEDRVTIYANATIVGGETVIGAGSTIGANVFLMQSVSPNSLVLQEEVNVKVIKKADREKKTIDFQI
- a CDS encoding PfkB family carbohydrate kinase; translated protein: MSVLIVGSTALDSIKTPKAENPRLLGGSASHAAVAASFFAPTKLVGVVGEDFPKKYIQLYKKHKIHLEGLQILPGKTFHWSGEYEVNMNNRRTLETELGVFETFNPRLPVAYQKSDFVLLANIAPSLQHHVLTQMKKPKFVVADTMDLWLNIALPDLLKLLKRVDGFVLNDSEARQLTQEDNIMAALKKIHKLGPKYVIIKKGEHGAILSTKAGLFVSPAYPLHRVVDPTGAGDSFVGGMMGYLSTAKGSVDNNIRRAMIYGSVVASFCCEGFGLNFTTKITRPAIEARVKELERLTRF
- a CDS encoding alpha/beta hydrolase; this translates as MRKLTALFLLLTCLSLHAEEEIIRLYKGPAPGSEEWKHTEQVSLTNLWQARVVFNVVNPTLTVFRPDSGTTNGTGIVICPGGGFFGLGIDSEGFDVARWLTKKGFTCFVLKYRLVHCKTDDPTREMLSQGNLDTVVAPTVKLALEDGKTAIGYLRTHAKDYGLKPDHIGIIGFSAGGTVATSVAYNYTAETRPNFVAPIYPAYSWAIKDHGVPADAPPMFILGATDDPFNLAPQSVTLYQDWTSAKKSAELHLYSMGGHGFGMRKQNLPSDEWIRLFADWLKIQDGK
- a CDS encoding Imm42 family immunity protein, whose translation is MTVITAGDKTRFAIESGISKAYESLGSRALGYFVIYIREHCYGVYAPDATLLACSYGTVKELIARRGKHTTPFATEPDAGAIADAFRDSRYAPDKIDEPFFGISNFSDIVSDSNMQWAPDGDEAFDDGSYVLQFDVGDRVRLIAFRSIEEGYHHDPRTLEDIWLGADEFYSILQQWLENFTSAWTAAPKIP
- a CDS encoding DUF302 domain-containing protein yields the protein MAIRKVEIERFSVTSSKPFEAVVAALKASVGHPDMVEFANVTKTARTFAELQSAVQRGLGRTGLMLFTEFDLGAILRKETGLDRPKIVRLVIGNPLIMKEMAKHVPDAGSYAPVTILVDERPDGVHLTYDRMASLLAPYGNADALAVARDLDSKIENLLRESAA